A window of Candidatus Nitrospira allomarina genomic DNA:
GATGGATTACACCATGACGGAAAAGGATGGATGGCAGGAAATCCACACCACCAAGGGCGTGTGGGCGGTAAAACAGCCCGATGGAGAGGTGACAGTATTTTCGCCTATCTGTCCTCATTTAGGTTGTGGTTATCGATGGGACCAACAGGACCGTCTCTTTAAATGCCCCTGCCATGGAAGCGTCTATGACATGAACGGAACCGTAAAAGCCGGCCCCGCACCACGCCCATTGGACACCCTGCCATCCAAAATCGAAAATGGTGACTTGCTGGTCCAATACGAGGAATATAAATCCGGTCTGGCAAAAAAGGTTGAACTCTAAGCATGGCCTCACGTCTCTATCAATGGATCGACCAGCGCCTGAAACTCAAACCCCTCGAGCAAACCCTCCTGGACGAACCCATTCCCGGAGGTGCCAGCTGGAACTATGTCTTCGGCTCGGCCACGCTGTTCCTCTTTGTCTTGCAAGCCCTGACGGGCATGTTTTTGATGATCTATTACGTCCCAGCGACCGACCATGCCTACGACACCGTTCAGTATATTCAACATGAGGTCTGGGGTGGATGGTTTGTCCGTGGCCTGCATCATTGGGGGGCCTCAGGCGTCATGTTGGCCATCGGGCTCCACATGTTGCAGGTGTTTTTTGATGGTGCCTATAAACGGCCTCGGGAACTTATGTGGATCGTGGGCGTCATCCTGCTCGCCATCATGCTGGCGTTCGGATTTACGGGATATTTGCTACCGTGGGATCAAAACGCCTATTGGGCGACCCAGGTGGGAATCAACATGGTCGGCAGCGTTCCCCTTATCGGAGATTTCCTGGTGAAAGCTCTTCGTGGTGGGGAAACGCTCGGCGCCCTGACCATCTCACGATTTTTTGCCATTCACGTTGCCTTTCTTCCCCTCATCATTGCAGTGGGAATCATGCTCCATCTCTTTATTCTCAGACGAGTTGGACCCGCCGGCCCTCATGATGAAACGAGAGCCCGAGCCGGGAGTGAAACCTTCTACCCACGGCAGGTCTTCATGGATGCGGTGGTCATGCTTGGAGTGTTTGGCGTCGTCGCCATGTTGGCGATCAGCGTGGAATTCCCTTTGGCTGATCGGGCCGATCCGTCAGACCATTCATTTGTCCCCGTCCCGGAATGGTATTTTCTGTTTTTTTATCAGCTTCTCAAATATGCCCCAGGGGCATGGGGACCTCTGGCGACCTGGCTTCTTCCCGCACTCTTTTTCACCGGATTGCTGCTCTTGCCCTTTGTGGATCGAAATCCCGAACGACACCCATCCTCACGTCGCGTCGTGTTGGGTGCGGGGTTGGGATTTTTGATTATCGTGCTCAGCCTGTTGAGTATCTCTCTTCGTGATCTGTACGCCGTGCCCAAACGTGACCCCTCAGTGATTCGAGGCATGGCTTTAGTGGAGCAATTCCATTGCAAAACCTGTCATCGTATTCACGGGGAAGGTGTAAATGTTGGGCCAGACCTTTCTTTTGTCGCCGATCGACGACCAGACCGAGAATGGCATCTTCAGCATTTTAAGGATCCGCAATCCGTTTCCCCCGGCTCCTTCATGCCAAAATTTCCTCTAAACGACAAACAGCTGAACGACCTCACCAATTACATGCTGACTCTCAAAAGTGGGTAACACGTCTTCCTCGCCTGCGAGTATCGGTTTATCTCGTTAGAACAGCCTTCAGCTTGAAGCAAATTGTACTTTCAACTGAGGGCTGGGGGAGAGTGGTTCAGCCACGATACCGGCATCAGGTTGCGGCCGATTGCTAGGTTAGAGTCAATAACATCACACCAAATTTGCAGGCCCATCCCGACTGAACAAACAGGGTCCCCCACGGCCATGTATAACAGCCGTGGGGGAGGTAGGCTTTACCCTCGACGTTCGCCACGCGCTTGACTGAGCCAATACTCCATTTGTTTGCCTGCTGCTTCCCGGCCTCCTAGACCAAAGGATAACGCCACCGCCACAGCAATGGCTCCGAGAGTCAGGCCAAATGCCAGATTAACGATTTCATTGGCCAACCCCATGGCTCGAAGACCCATGGCGAGCACCAACCCGAGAATCGCGAATCGGGCAATGCTTGCAACCCCTCCAGAATTCACTCCATGAACACGAATGATGGTTTCATATGCGAGATTCGACAACCAGAATCCGATGGCAATGATGGCACTGCCCAATAACACCTGGCTACCAAACTCTATAAACATGGTGACCAATTCGGACACCTGATGAAAACCTAACTGGTTGGCCGCTTCGACAACCGCAAATAACATAATAAAAAAAGCCAGGACACTTCCGACCACAGACGAAGGAGTGGTTTGACCCGTAAATGCCTGTCCCAACCCCAACTTTTCCGGCAGAGCGTCGAAACCGAGTCCGCCTA
This region includes:
- a CDS encoding QcrA and Rieske domain-containing protein encodes the protein MPSSNESDIVLSAFPKGTLMMEDGLSTPVGTRRSFFVKTTVFISSLIGISLAVPLIGYVIAPALQRRNKEWVSLGKADALPVGEPKPMDYTMTEKDGWQEIHTTKGVWAVKQPDGEVTVFSPICPHLGCGYRWDQQDRLFKCPCHGSVYDMNGTVKAGPAPRPLDTLPSKIENGDLLVQYEEYKSGLAKKVEL
- a CDS encoding cytochrome b N-terminal domain-containing protein; the protein is MASRLYQWIDQRLKLKPLEQTLLDEPIPGGASWNYVFGSATLFLFVLQALTGMFLMIYYVPATDHAYDTVQYIQHEVWGGWFVRGLHHWGASGVMLAIGLHMLQVFFDGAYKRPRELMWIVGVILLAIMLAFGFTGYLLPWDQNAYWATQVGINMVGSVPLIGDFLVKALRGGETLGALTISRFFAIHVAFLPLIIAVGIMLHLFILRRVGPAGPHDETRARAGSETFYPRQVFMDAVVMLGVFGVVAMLAISVEFPLADRADPSDHSFVPVPEWYFLFFYQLLKYAPGAWGPLATWLLPALFFTGLLLLPFVDRNPERHPSSRRVVLGAGLGFLIIVLSLLSISLRDLYAVPKRDPSVIRGMALVEQFHCKTCHRIHGEGVNVGPDLSFVADRRPDREWHLQHFKDPQSVSPGSFMPKFPLNDKQLNDLTNYMLTLKSG